aagatttcttgaggttggatgatcactcaaagtggatttgcaagattggaagtaagctagcaaacttggaagtattcttgattttatgaaactagaacttataaaatttacgaagaacacttagaacttgaagatagaacttgagagagatcaattagatgaataaaattgaagaatgaaagtgtttgtaggtgtttttggttgttagtatatggattagatataaaggatgtgtaattttgtttacatgtaaataagtcatgaatgattactaatatttttgtaattttatgagatatttcatgctagttgccaaatgatggttcccacatgtgttaggtgactcacatgggctgctaagagctgatcattggagtgtatataccaatagcacatacatctaaaagctgtgtattgtacgagtacgaatacgggtgcatacgagtggaattgttgatgaaactgaacgaggatgtaattgtaagcatttttgttaagtagaagtattttgataagtgtcttgaagtctttcaaaagtgtatgaatacatattaaaacactacatgtatatacattttaactgaatcgttaagtcatcgttagtcgttacatgtaagtgttgttttgaaacctttaggttaacgattttgttaagtgttgttaacccattgtttattatatcaaatgagatgttaaattattacattaacatgatattatgatgtattaatatatcttaatatgatatatatacaattaaatgtcgttacaacgataatcgttacatatatacctcgtttcgaaatcattaagttagtagtcttgtttttacatatgtagttcattgttaatatacttaatgatatgtttgcttatcataataccatgttaactatatatatatccatatatatatgacatcatatagtttgtacaagttttaacgttcgtgaatcaccggtcaacttgggtggtcaattgtctatataaaacctatttcaattaatcaagtcttaacaagtttgattgcttaacatgttggaaacacttaatcatataaatatcaatttcatttaatatatataaacatggaaaagttcgggtcactacattcgctCTCCCCGTTTCTATTCATTATTGCGGCAGAAGGTTTGAACTTGCTTGCAAAATTGGCGGTCTCTAAAGGTCGATTTTGTGGTATTGAAGTGGGTAACGAAAGTGTCCCTATCTCACATTTACAATACGCAGATGACACCATCTTTTTCGGTTCGTGGAGCTGTAGCAATTTTGATAAGCTTATGATGTTGCTTAAATGTTTTGAACGGACTTCGGGGTTGAAGGTCAATTATTCTAAAAGTAATCTCTTCGGGGTTAATGTTGATCATAACGAGGTTGAAGCATTAGcaagtgtttatgtttgtaatataGGGAGTTTTCCTTGCATTTACCTTGGTCTCCCTATTGGTGCAAACATGAATAAGGGACATAATTAGAAACCGGTAATTGAGAAATTTGGAAAAAGGCTTGCGGATTGGAGAGCACGTTCGATGTCGTTTGGTGGGCGTTTGACTCTTGTAAAATTGGTGTTAAATAGTTTGTCATTGTattacttctcgctctttcgtgccccgCAATGTGTGTTAAAAAAACTTGAGTGTATGAGGAGagctttcttttggggcgggtcgggtgatTCTTCTAAAATTTCGTGGGTCAAATGGGAGGATGTTCTTCTTCCTTTCGAGGAAGGGGGATTGAATCTTAGGTCATTAAAAAGTAAAAACCTTGCTctaatcggcaagtggtggtggaggttttatACTGAAGCCGACACCTTGTGGGTTAGAGTCATCAAAAGCATTTATGAGTCCTCGGGCGGGTTGGGTTTTGATCCTCATAATTTGTCAAATTTTTCTAATTCGTGTTGGTACCGTATTGTAAAGGCTGGGGAGTACATCGACTCGCTTGATGTCTCCTTCCGAAACTCTTTCTGCAGGTCGATTGGAGACGGGACAACAACTAGCTTTTGGTCGGATTGTTGGTTACAAAACAGGCCTCTAAAGTCGATTTTTGGCAGATTATTTCGGTTAGAAACAGACCCACTAGCGACGGTCTGTAACAGATTGGGTATCGATGGATCGATGGATCGACGGTTACTTTCGCGTGGAATTGGTCTCGTGTTCCTACTGGAAGAACGCAAGTGGAGCTGGATAATTTATGTAATCTCTTGAGCTCGGTAACATTGAATCCTTCGGAACGTGACTCGTGGAAATGGTCTTTGAGTAGCAGTTGTAAATTCACAACAAACTCACTAAACGGAATACTAAACGAGAAGATAATTCGTGGGGGCAATAATTGTACCAAAACGTTAAGAAACTCTTTTGCTCCAAAAAAAAAACTGAAGTATTCATGTGGAGGGCAAACAAAAAAAGATTACTCGTCTTAACCGAACTTGACAAGCATGGCATCGATCTACATACGGTCCGATGCCCTGCTTGTGATGACGAAGTTGAGACGGTTGATCACGCCCTATTTTATTGCAAAAACTCGGTTGAAATTTGGTCCAAGGTGTCTGAATGGTGGGGGTTAACTGTCCCAACACAATTCGGGGCAAATATAGCATTCGGTGAAGATACAAGTATAACGGTCTCAAGTCTTGGTGGTAAGATTTGGCAAGCAGTTAGATGCACGTGTAGATATCTCTTATGGAAAAACCGGAATAAAATAGTGTTCAAAAAAGTGGTTGGACGCCTCCGGTAGCTCTTTGTGAAATCCAAATTGTAAGCTTCGAGTGGATCGCGAAGAGATGTAAGTCGAAGACATTATCTTGGCACGATTGGCTTCATAATCCAAGTATATATATGTTAGGGTGAGTCTCGTGGTTAACTTTGGGATGCTACCTTATCATCCTCTTAGTTAGTTCTTGGTGTTAACTATATGTTTTACCATATGTCGAGTTCATGTATAGTGTTGCTACTACAAATGCACACCTGTTATTTTCGTTGATTCATAAAATAAGTAAtgctttgcctttcaaaaaaaaagaagaaagata
This genomic window from Rutidosis leptorrhynchoides isolate AG116_Rl617_1_P2 chromosome 2, CSIRO_AGI_Rlap_v1, whole genome shotgun sequence contains:
- the LOC139888860 gene encoding uncharacterized protein, with the translated sequence MWRANKKRLLVLTELDKHGIDLHTVRCPACDDEVETVDHALFYCKNSVEIWSKVSEWWGLTVPTQFGANIAFGEDTSITVSSLGGKIWQAVRCTCRYLLWKNRNKIVFKKVVGRLR